From the genome of Spirosomataceae bacterium TFI 002, one region includes:
- a CDS encoding Ethanolamine ammonia-lyase light chain, which produces MNEEIDPWYKMKQFTNARISLGNVGSGMPLNEVLAFKLAHAKAKDAIFTALDIGLFRQKSKDLGLDLVEYKSQIVDRAQYLKRPDLGKKIAKEVRLSKNKKTQIVFVITDGLSASAVNKNAPKLLENILPSLTNKYQVSLALVELGRVAIGDPIAELYDADFVAVFIGERPGLSSPESMGIYTTYNPQIGFTDEKRNCISNIHKNGLQVTEAAKMLNYLIEESFRLKLSGVGLKLNLKALR; this is translated from the coding sequence ATGAATGAAGAAATTGATCCATGGTACAAAATGAAGCAATTTACCAATGCCCGTATTTCGCTTGGAAATGTAGGTAGCGGAATGCCACTCAATGAAGTATTAGCATTCAAACTTGCTCATGCAAAGGCTAAGGATGCTATTTTTACAGCCCTGGATATAGGGTTATTTAGACAAAAAAGTAAAGATTTAGGGTTGGATTTAGTTGAATACAAAAGCCAAATTGTAGACAGAGCTCAATATTTGAAACGTCCTGATCTGGGAAAAAAAATAGCAAAAGAAGTAAGACTTTCAAAAAACAAAAAAACTCAAATTGTTTTTGTAATTACCGATGGGCTATCCGCCTCTGCAGTGAATAAAAATGCTCCAAAATTATTAGAAAATATATTACCGTCATTGACTAACAAATACCAAGTTTCTCTGGCCTTGGTAGAACTTGGTAGAGTGGCAATTGGTGATCCTATTGCAGAACTATATGACGCAGATTTCGTAGCGGTGTTTATAGGCGAAAGACCTGGGCTTTCTTCACCAGAAAGCATGGGGATTTATACTACTTATAATCCACAAATAGGCTTCACAGATGAAAAGAGAAACTGTATTTCTAATATTCACAAAAATGGCCTTCAAGTCACAGAAGCTGCTAAAATGCTAAATTATTTAATTGAAGAGTCTTTTAGGTTAAAGTTGAGTGGTGTTGGCCTTAAACTAAACCTAAAGGCACTTAGGTAA
- a CDS encoding Repeat domain-containing protein, with the protein MILVKNTFWAKIPFAICVCLFFNSETAYSQNTSDFKMLEYQNPKLSVDLGVGLWAWPLPMDYDNDGDMDLLVSCPDKPSNGTYFFENKSKKGDKEIVFEKGILLGPGLKNLQISYVNGQPSVLGEGIEFQNFQTQLFSNPKVLYDKEEIAKNHKKVRFNQWKQVDYDDDGDLDMLVGIDDWVDYGWDNAFDKKGNWTNGPLRGFVYYLENINGKYENRGKILADNKPIDVYGAPSPNMYDFDGDGDLDLICGEFLDRLIWFENVGSRSKPIFAASRFLSNESGLIKMDLEMIIPSGVDWDNDGDIDLVIGDEDGRVALVENTGNVIDRMPQFKSPKYFQQKADKVKFGALVTPFAVDWDDDGDDDIICGNSAGYIGFIENLGGQWASPVLIEANGKPIRYQAGENGSIQGPAEAKWGYTTLSVADWDGDGLKDILVNSIWGKVTWHKNIGKKGKPVMDESQTVMMDWGNSEIPKPSWNWWSPETTELATQWRTTPNAIDWNKDGLMDLVMLDHEGYLSYFERFKKDGLLMLKPGNRIFYGTKGSAFTNRNEVKSKDYGPLRLNVGEAGGSGRRKWCFVDWDEDGDLDIMVNGTNMVFFENIGTKDGKVELAFRGDISKQILAGHTTSPTMIRLHKNAAPTLLVGAEDGFLYLFDKKN; encoded by the coding sequence ATGATTTTAGTCAAAAACACTTTTTGGGCAAAAATACCTTTTGCAATCTGCGTTTGCTTGTTTTTCAATAGTGAAACAGCTTACTCTCAAAATACCAGTGACTTTAAAATGTTGGAGTACCAAAACCCAAAACTTAGCGTGGATTTGGGTGTGGGTTTGTGGGCTTGGCCGCTACCAATGGATTATGACAATGATGGAGATATGGATTTGTTAGTTTCTTGTCCAGATAAGCCATCAAATGGAACCTATTTTTTTGAGAATAAATCTAAAAAAGGTGACAAAGAGATAGTTTTTGAAAAAGGAATTTTATTGGGCCCTGGACTTAAGAACCTTCAAATTTCTTATGTGAATGGTCAGCCAAGTGTGTTAGGGGAGGGGATAGAATTTCAAAATTTTCAAACTCAGCTGTTCAGTAATCCCAAGGTGTTGTATGACAAAGAAGAAATAGCTAAAAACCATAAAAAGGTTCGTTTTAATCAATGGAAACAAGTGGATTATGACGACGATGGAGATCTGGATATGTTAGTAGGAATAGACGATTGGGTAGATTATGGCTGGGATAATGCTTTTGACAAGAAAGGAAATTGGACAAATGGACCATTGCGTGGTTTTGTTTATTACTTGGAAAACATAAATGGAAAATATGAAAACAGAGGGAAAATATTAGCCGATAATAAACCGATCGACGTTTATGGGGCACCGTCACCCAATATGTATGATTTTGATGGTGATGGCGACCTTGATTTAATATGTGGGGAGTTTCTAGATCGCTTAATTTGGTTTGAAAATGTTGGTTCGCGTAGCAAGCCAATCTTTGCAGCTTCTAGGTTTCTAAGCAACGAGTCTGGGTTGATAAAGATGGACCTTGAAATGATTATTCCAAGTGGGGTAGATTGGGACAATGACGGTGACATAGATTTGGTAATAGGTGACGAAGATGGAAGAGTTGCCTTAGTTGAAAACACAGGGAATGTAATAGATCGTATGCCACAGTTCAAAAGCCCAAAGTATTTTCAGCAAAAGGCTGATAAAGTGAAATTTGGAGCTTTGGTAACACCTTTTGCAGTTGATTGGGATGATGATGGAGACGACGATATTATATGTGGAAACTCTGCTGGATACATTGGTTTTATTGAAAACCTTGGAGGGCAATGGGCGAGTCCAGTTTTGATTGAAGCTAATGGGAAACCTATTAGGTATCAAGCAGGTGAGAATGGCTCTATACAGGGACCCGCAGAAGCTAAGTGGGGTTACACTACACTATCTGTTGCAGATTGGGATGGTGATGGTTTGAAGGACATTCTCGTGAATTCTATATGGGGCAAAGTTACTTGGCATAAGAATATTGGTAAAAAAGGGAAACCGGTTATGGATGAATCCCAAACAGTAATGATGGATTGGGGAAATAGTGAAATTCCAAAGCCGAGTTGGAATTGGTGGTCACCAGAAACCACAGAATTGGCAACTCAATGGCGAACAACTCCAAATGCCATTGATTGGAATAAAGATGGGCTTATGGACTTGGTAATGCTAGATCACGAAGGCTATTTATCTTATTTTGAACGGTTTAAAAAGGACGGCTTACTTATGCTAAAGCCAGGGAATCGTATATTTTATGGAACAAAAGGTTCTGCGTTTACAAATAGAAACGAGGTGAAAAGCAAAGATTACGGGCCTCTTCGCTTAAATGTTGGCGAAGCTGGAGGAAGTGGCAGGCGAAAGTGGTGTTTTGTCGATTGGGACGAAGATGGTGATCTTGATATAATGGTAAATGGGACGAATATGGTATTCTTTGAGAATATAGGTACAAAAGACGGTAAAGTCGAACTGGCATTTAGGGGGGATATTTCGAAACAAATACTTGCTGGTCATACTACTTCACCTACGATGATTCGACTGCATAAAAATGCTGCCCCAACCTTGCTTGTCGGGGCAGAAGATGGTTTTCTATACCTATTCGATAAGAAAAATTGA
- a CDS encoding CAAX protease self-immunity, translated as MKIKVFKFLTKPYTVVLTMLITPLFGFIDRNLVFFSALGVAFLILWGSNYNWKRFGFGEKLTLKTVITSIGMSFIIFIVFSLFIDPLLIKYLGEFNLSSLNDIRGNLSGYIVIMIIMWLFAAFGEEFLFRGYYMKSLAQLIGNKDISWLLSALITSAYFGISHLYQGASGIVSVGLWSLVVSLIFYKRRNNLLLLVLIHGISDSVGLTLLYLNKDHLLTDWAQRLF; from the coding sequence ATGAAAATCAAAGTATTCAAGTTTTTAACAAAACCTTACACGGTTGTCCTTACCATGTTAATTACTCCTTTGTTTGGGTTTATTGACAGAAATTTAGTCTTCTTTTCTGCACTAGGAGTAGCTTTTTTAATACTGTGGGGAAGCAATTATAATTGGAAAAGGTTTGGGTTTGGCGAAAAACTCACCTTAAAAACAGTGATCACAAGTATAGGAATGTCATTTATTATTTTTATCGTTTTCAGTTTATTTATAGACCCTTTATTAATAAAATATTTAGGAGAATTTAACCTGTCTTCCCTAAATGACATCAGAGGAAACCTGAGTGGTTATATAGTCATCATGATTATAATGTGGTTGTTCGCCGCTTTTGGAGAGGAGTTCTTGTTTAGAGGATATTATATGAAAAGCTTAGCCCAACTCATAGGAAACAAAGATATTTCTTGGTTGCTATCTGCCCTTATAACTTCCGCCTATTTTGGAATATCTCATTTATATCAAGGAGCTTCTGGAATAGTATCTGTAGGCTTGTGGTCACTAGTTGTCTCGTTAATTTTTTATAAAAGACGAAACAACTTGTTGCTTCTAGTTTTAATACATGGAATTTCGGATTCCGTAGGATTAACACTTCTGTATTTGAATAAAGACCACCTGCTTACCGATTGGGCACAACGACTATTTTAA
- a CDS encoding Calcineurin-like phosphoesterase has product MKKRITRYLKHLIGTILVIFFVGAAVIISLNGSFAFGENELSINLEKEGPYVFFETDSTLTVNYIKGNKTDGFYLDQSEHLITQEVNATCFFPLDSSSFSFSLKSQFTPPKSIYNDGQPIIAISDIESAYKTFRDFLIANKVIDTGLNWIFGKGHLVLVGDFVDRGFSTTQVLWFIYKLEQEAQKHGGNVHFIIGNHEQYNMQGKFQSASYKYYGVANILGKQHHDLYNEKSFIGKWMASKNTLERINGILFTHGGIHPDITNYDVTIDEVNQISRDNYYKPYFPKPKLTLDQVIISSKIGFCWYRGYFKDDLSQEEVEKGIQKFDGKAVVVGHTVQWKVKKLYNGKVFAIDVKHPKDYNKNFPVKKSEGLFIDNGTFFRILASGKKIEL; this is encoded by the coding sequence ATGAAGAAAAGAATCACTCGTTATCTCAAACACCTTATTGGCACCATCCTAGTAATTTTCTTTGTGGGTGCTGCTGTTATCATTTCGCTAAATGGAAGTTTTGCATTTGGTGAAAATGAACTATCCATAAACTTAGAAAAGGAAGGGCCTTATGTTTTCTTTGAAACGGACAGCACCCTTACTGTTAATTACATAAAAGGAAATAAAACTGATGGCTTTTACCTTGATCAAAGCGAGCATTTAATCACCCAAGAAGTTAACGCAACTTGCTTTTTCCCATTAGACTCCTCAAGCTTTAGCTTTAGTCTAAAATCTCAGTTTACTCCTCCAAAAAGCATTTACAACGACGGGCAGCCTATAATTGCCATTTCCGATATAGAAAGTGCATATAAAACATTTCGTGATTTCCTGATTGCAAATAAGGTCATAGACACCGGTCTTAACTGGATATTTGGCAAAGGGCATCTCGTTTTGGTCGGAGATTTTGTGGACCGTGGCTTTTCTACTACACAAGTACTTTGGTTCATCTACAAACTGGAACAAGAGGCTCAAAAACACGGCGGAAATGTCCATTTCATCATCGGAAACCACGAGCAATATAACATGCAAGGGAAGTTCCAATCGGCATCCTATAAGTACTATGGAGTCGCTAATATTCTCGGTAAACAACATCACGACTTGTACAACGAAAAATCATTCATCGGAAAGTGGATGGCATCTAAGAATACACTGGAGCGTATAAACGGAATCCTATTTACCCACGGCGGCATACATCCCGATATTACGAATTACGACGTTACTATAGACGAGGTAAACCAAATCAGTAGAGACAATTATTACAAACCATATTTCCCAAAACCAAAGCTAACATTGGATCAGGTTATAATATCGTCCAAAATTGGCTTCTGCTGGTACAGAGGCTATTTCAAAGATGATTTGTCACAAGAAGAAGTGGAGAAAGGGATTCAGAAGTTCGATGGCAAAGCTGTTGTAGTAGGTCATACCGTCCAGTGGAAAGTAAAGAAGCTATACAATGGAAAAGTCTTTGCGATTGATGTAAAACACCCAAAAGACTACAACAAAAACTTCCCTGTGAAGAAGTCAGAAGGCTTATTTATTGACAATGGAACATTCTTCAGAATATTGGCTAGCGGCAAAAAAATCGAACTATGA
- a CDS encoding Amino acid permease: MKASKNLISSNKLGIFSIWAIGVGMVISGESFGWNLGWAITGPVWFFVPVFVAALMYFGLVQSLIELACVYPTARSPHDYVAKAFGEKAGAFVAVAILFEFLFATPAIASSIGEYLGFLIDALPMAPWIATAFLAVFSIINLFELNLGVRLLVILTLLAIAELFLYQGSVFSSFEFKNLQSFPNSGFSFQSFMESIPFAIWLFLAIEGISLMTRDIAPKNFRRTISRGYYYAFFTLLILAILVLTLAAGGIDWNSPASMGILEENHPMPASLALILGREHVLVQIFTFIGLFGLIASLQGVALAATAQLEPLLPKKLFKGQNKRAVASGLVFLVSLMAIWSSQTGFLIELSVFGAVCMYLSVSISLVLLRRKKTMDVESDKWYKHQDFNATLSYCMAGLTAIIAIISIFAFARIQFVAFIVFMVCGVVFAYFNTANKDEL; the protein is encoded by the coding sequence ATGAAGGCATCAAAAAACTTGATCAGCAGTAATAAGCTCGGCATTTTTTCTATTTGGGCTATTGGTGTGGGGATGGTGATTTCAGGGGAATCGTTTGGTTGGAACTTAGGATGGGCTATTACGGGGCCTGTATGGTTTTTTGTACCAGTATTTGTCGCAGCACTTATGTACTTTGGATTAGTACAAAGTCTTATTGAGTTGGCATGCGTATATCCTACCGCCCGAAGCCCACATGACTACGTTGCAAAGGCCTTTGGTGAAAAAGCGGGTGCTTTTGTTGCCGTAGCTATTCTGTTTGAATTTTTATTTGCAACACCTGCTATTGCAAGTTCTATAGGAGAATACCTAGGTTTCTTAATAGATGCTTTACCAATGGCTCCATGGATTGCAACTGCATTTTTGGCAGTTTTCTCTATTATCAACTTATTTGAACTCAACTTAGGAGTTCGACTATTGGTCATTTTAACGCTATTGGCAATTGCAGAACTTTTTTTATACCAAGGTTCTGTATTCAGCTCTTTTGAATTCAAGAATCTACAATCATTTCCCAATTCTGGATTCAGCTTTCAAAGTTTCATGGAATCTATTCCTTTTGCTATTTGGTTGTTTCTGGCCATTGAAGGTATTTCATTAATGACACGAGATATTGCACCAAAAAACTTCAGAAGGACGATCAGCCGAGGCTACTATTATGCTTTTTTCACACTGTTAATTTTGGCTATTTTAGTACTAACTCTTGCTGCCGGTGGAATTGATTGGAATAGTCCTGCAAGTATGGGTATTTTAGAAGAAAACCACCCTATGCCTGCCTCTTTGGCCTTGATTTTAGGACGAGAGCATGTTTTAGTACAGATTTTCACATTTATAGGCCTATTTGGCCTCATAGCATCCCTGCAAGGGGTAGCACTTGCGGCGACTGCTCAGCTAGAACCTTTGTTGCCAAAAAAATTATTCAAAGGTCAAAATAAAAGAGCGGTTGCTTCGGGTTTGGTATTTTTGGTTAGTTTAATGGCTATTTGGAGCAGCCAAACTGGCTTTCTGATAGAACTTTCTGTTTTTGGGGCCGTTTGCATGTATTTGTCGGTAAGCATTTCTTTGGTACTTTTAAGAAGAAAAAAAACAATGGACGTAGAATCGGATAAATGGTACAAACATCAGGATTTTAATGCTACACTATCCTACTGTATGGCAGGGTTAACTGCCATTATCGCCATCATCAGCATTTTTGCTTTTGCTCGAATTCAATTTGTTGCATTCATCGTTTTTATGGTGTGCGGAGTAGTCTTCGCTTATTTTAACACGGCTAACAAAGATGAGTTATAA
- a CDS encoding Polygalacturonase: protein MKLKTNLTLLITTVLFIAFCGTDSKAQKVKEYSITNYGAVGDGITLNTIAIQKAIDAAHKNGGGRLLVSKGKYLTGTIELKSNVELHLKKDAILLGSTIPSHYRSLEMNGRPEAIKKDDNSQLALIVAFKADNISISGTGTIDGQGQELAIHIDSLHHAGIVIDPDYSYRSNRPNEKMRPKLLRFSTCENVKLTQTSFRNSACWGLSFELCTNLTLDGLNIYNRAYWNNDGMDITDSKNVRITNCDVNSADDGICLKSYYIGYANESIYIANCTIRSGASAIKFGTASYSGFKNVTIENIKVFDTYRSAIALESVDGAIIENIKISNLVAVNTGNSIFIRLGHRDGSKPGIVRNVHMKNIKVQVPLGRPDINYDIRAREPSQHHNPYPASITGIPGHNVQNVVLENIEISYPGRATKGQAYVPLSRLKDVPEEIKGYPEFTMFPELPSWAFYVRHAEGIQFKNVSLKLDDDDFRPALIFDDVKGINLENVSFHENLNRNQVVLKDVVDFKMAPQNQKQVMIVE from the coding sequence ATGAAATTGAAGACAAACCTAACCTTACTTATCACCACTGTACTATTCATTGCATTCTGTGGTACGGACTCTAAAGCTCAAAAAGTAAAAGAATATAGTATTACAAACTATGGTGCAGTAGGTGATGGTATCACATTAAATACCATAGCAATTCAAAAAGCAATTGATGCTGCTCACAAAAATGGTGGAGGAAGGCTATTGGTATCTAAGGGCAAGTACTTGACAGGTACCATTGAATTAAAAAGTAATGTAGAGCTTCACTTAAAAAAAGATGCCATTTTATTGGGAAGCACTATTCCTAGTCACTACAGAAGTCTCGAAATGAATGGCAGACCAGAGGCCATTAAAAAAGACGACAATTCTCAACTCGCTCTCATAGTTGCTTTTAAGGCAGACAATATCTCAATTTCGGGAACAGGAACAATCGACGGCCAAGGTCAAGAACTTGCCATACACATTGATAGTCTTCATCATGCAGGTATTGTAATTGATCCAGATTACTCTTACAGGTCAAATAGACCAAATGAAAAAATGAGACCTAAGCTTCTTCGTTTTTCCACCTGCGAAAATGTTAAACTCACACAAACAAGCTTTAGAAACTCAGCTTGCTGGGGGCTTTCATTTGAGTTATGTACAAACCTGACACTGGATGGTCTCAATATTTATAATCGAGCATATTGGAATAACGATGGTATGGATATCACAGATTCTAAAAATGTGAGAATCACCAATTGCGATGTCAACTCCGCCGACGACGGAATTTGCCTTAAATCGTATTACATTGGCTATGCAAATGAGTCCATTTATATTGCCAATTGCACCATACGCTCTGGAGCAAGTGCCATAAAATTTGGAACAGCATCATATAGTGGGTTTAAGAATGTCACAATAGAGAACATAAAAGTATTTGATACTTATCGCTCTGCCATTGCTCTGGAATCAGTGGATGGTGCAATAATCGAAAACATCAAAATCTCTAACCTTGTTGCGGTCAACACAGGTAACTCTATTTTCATTCGATTGGGACATCGAGATGGAAGCAAACCTGGCATTGTAAGGAATGTACATATGAAAAACATAAAAGTACAGGTCCCGTTGGGCAGACCAGATATTAACTATGACATTCGAGCACGGGAACCAAGTCAACACCACAATCCTTATCCAGCCTCTATTACAGGCATACCTGGACATAATGTTCAAAATGTTGTACTCGAAAACATCGAAATTTCATATCCTGGAAGAGCTACCAAAGGGCAAGCCTATGTTCCACTTAGCAGACTGAAAGATGTCCCTGAAGAAATAAAAGGATACCCTGAATTCACTATGTTTCCAGAGTTACCATCTTGGGCATTTTATGTGAGACATGCAGAAGGTATTCAGTTCAAAAATGTTTCTCTTAAGTTAGACGATGACGATTTCAGACCAGCCTTAATTTTTGATGATGTAAAGGGAATCAATTTGGAAAATGTTTCATTTCATGAAAATCTGAATAGAAATCAGGTAGTACTAAAAGATGTAGTTGATTTTAAAATGGCTCCCCAAAATCAAAAGCAGGTAATGATTGTAGAATAG
- a CDS encoding Ethanolamine ammonia-lyase heavy chain: MSYKHRIGNEMFHFDSLKELLAKASPRRAGDELAGVAATSNTQRIAALYTLAELPIRSFLNELVIPYETDEVSRLIIDSHDKVAFESIAHFTVGDLRDWLLTDDADAATIHQLRMAFTPEMVAAVSKLMRNQDLISIASKIEVITKFRNTIGHKECVSVRLQPNHPTDDPKGILASTIDGLLYGCGDAMIGINPATDSPEMTVILLNLLEDLREKYSIPTQSCVLCHVTTALEIMHKAPIDLVFQSIAGSEAANSSFGINLALLKEAQEAALSLHRGTDQLMYFETGQGSALSANAHHGVDQQTMETRAYAVARHFNPFLVNSVVGFIGPEYLFDGKQITRAGLEDHFCAKLMGLPMGMDVCYTNHAEADQDDMDNLLTLLGVAGCNFFMGVPGADDIMLNYQSTSFHDAMYLRKVLNKKPAPEFEAWLLKMGILDETGNKLPVNKSHLLLSGI, translated from the coding sequence ATGAGTTATAAGCATCGTATAGGTAATGAAATGTTTCACTTTGATAGTCTCAAAGAGCTATTGGCAAAGGCTAGCCCTCGTAGAGCTGGTGATGAGCTGGCCGGCGTAGCAGCAACATCTAATACGCAGCGTATAGCAGCATTGTACACTCTCGCCGAACTCCCAATACGTTCTTTTTTAAACGAACTAGTGATTCCTTACGAAACAGACGAGGTGAGCAGGTTAATCATTGATTCGCACGACAAGGTAGCTTTCGAGAGCATCGCACATTTCACTGTCGGTGATTTGCGTGATTGGCTATTGACCGACGATGCAGATGCTGCCACTATTCATCAACTGCGAATGGCATTTACGCCAGAAATGGTTGCGGCAGTTTCCAAACTAATGCGAAATCAAGATTTGATTTCTATAGCTTCAAAAATCGAAGTTATCACCAAATTCAGAAATACAATCGGCCATAAAGAATGTGTATCCGTAAGGCTACAGCCTAACCACCCTACAGATGATCCAAAAGGGATACTTGCAAGTACGATTGATGGCCTGCTATACGGTTGCGGTGATGCAATGATAGGCATAAATCCTGCCACAGATAGTCCCGAAATGACGGTTATCCTCTTAAATTTGTTGGAAGACTTGAGGGAAAAATACAGTATACCTACACAGTCGTGCGTGCTTTGCCACGTCACCACAGCTTTAGAAATAATGCATAAAGCACCTATAGATTTAGTGTTTCAGTCTATTGCTGGTTCGGAAGCTGCAAACTCGTCATTTGGGATAAATTTAGCTTTGTTAAAAGAAGCACAAGAAGCAGCCTTATCTCTTCATAGAGGTACAGATCAGTTAATGTATTTTGAAACAGGCCAAGGATCGGCTTTGTCTGCAAATGCACATCATGGGGTTGATCAACAAACTATGGAAACTAGGGCCTATGCCGTGGCCAGACACTTCAACCCTTTTTTGGTAAACTCGGTTGTTGGTTTTATTGGCCCAGAATACCTTTTTGATGGAAAACAGATAACTCGTGCTGGACTTGAGGATCATTTTTGTGCAAAACTCATGGGCTTACCCATGGGCATGGATGTATGCTATACCAATCATGCCGAAGCAGATCAAGATGACATGGATAATTTGTTAACCCTACTTGGCGTGGCTGGTTGTAATTTTTTTATGGGCGTACCTGGGGCGGATGACATCATGCTCAACTATCAATCTACTTCTTTTCATGATGCCATGTATTTAAGAAAAGTGCTTAATAAAAAGCCTGCTCCTGAGTTTGAAGCTTGGCTCCTTAAAATGGGGATTTTAGATGAAACAGGAAATAAATTACCAGTGAACAAAAGTCATCTATTACTTTCAGGAATATGA
- a CDS encoding Tautomerase enzyme: MSQIKIYGLKTTLRDIKSKLSDVIHHCIEVSLNFPENKRAHRFINLEKEDFYYPEGRTDSYIIIEIMMITGRTVETKKNLIKMLFKEINAQLNISTTDIEISIIESPASNWGFRGMTGDEVSLNYKIEV; this comes from the coding sequence ATGTCACAAATTAAAATTTACGGACTAAAAACCACCTTAAGAGATATAAAATCTAAGTTATCTGATGTTATTCATCATTGCATCGAAGTATCATTGAATTTCCCTGAAAACAAACGGGCACATAGATTCATAAACTTAGAAAAGGAGGACTTCTACTATCCCGAAGGACGTACCGACTCTTACATTATCATTGAAATAATGATGATTACTGGTAGAACTGTGGAGACTAAAAAGAACCTAATAAAAATGTTGTTCAAGGAGATAAATGCTCAGCTCAATATTTCAACTACTGATATTGAAATTTCAATTATTGAGAGCCCTGCTTCTAATTGGGGATTTAGAGGAATGACTGGCGACGAGGTTTCTCTAAATTACAAAATTGAAGTTTGA
- a CDS encoding Glutamate or tyrosine decarboxylase, which produces MRKTKSSSIEMSKEEFRKIGYQLIDSVSDFFDSIEERPVTPNESSSQIRDLLENTSLPENGQEGAGLVSKTTDLLFDHSLFNGHPKFLGYITSSPAPMGALADLLASAVNPNVGAQILSPMATAIEKQTIQWLCEFIGVQPSYGGILVSGGNMANFTAFLAARTAKAPKSIKEEGMNSADKLAIYCSKTTHTWIDKAAILFGFGSNAVRWIPTDISNRMDTVALELTIKEDLANGYKPIMVVGTAGDVSTGVVDNLSELAAICKKHDLWFHIDGAYGAPAAVVPNQKHHFEGMEEADSIALDPHKWLYSPLEAGCTLVKNPQHLIDTFSSNPEYYNFNTNQGEITHNFYEYGLQNSRGFRALKVWLTLQQLGRKGYEKLISEDIALSELLFKLAIKHPNLEAISQNLSITTFRYIPSSETNKETYLNKLNEEILNQLQAGGEAFLSNAMVDEKYCLRACVVNFRTTEKDMEEIIEIVIKVGKAAHTKLSQHEEK; this is translated from the coding sequence ATGAGAAAAACCAAAAGTTCATCAATTGAGATGAGTAAAGAAGAATTCAGGAAAATTGGTTATCAGTTAATTGACAGTGTTTCTGATTTCTTTGACAGTATAGAGGAAAGACCAGTAACTCCGAATGAAAGCTCAAGTCAAATACGAGACTTATTGGAGAACACTTCCTTACCCGAAAACGGCCAAGAAGGAGCAGGTTTAGTTTCTAAAACAACTGACCTACTATTTGATCACTCATTATTTAACGGACACCCAAAGTTTTTAGGATACATAACCTCCTCTCCAGCACCAATGGGAGCTTTGGCAGACCTTTTGGCATCTGCAGTTAATCCCAATGTAGGTGCACAAATACTCAGCCCAATGGCTACAGCAATTGAGAAACAAACTATTCAATGGTTGTGTGAATTCATTGGTGTACAACCCAGCTACGGAGGTATACTCGTAAGCGGAGGAAACATGGCCAACTTTACGGCATTTTTAGCCGCAAGAACAGCCAAAGCCCCTAAAAGCATAAAAGAAGAAGGCATGAATAGTGCCGATAAATTAGCTATCTATTGCTCAAAAACTACCCATACTTGGATAGATAAAGCTGCTATCTTATTTGGTTTTGGCTCTAATGCTGTGCGTTGGATTCCTACCGACATAAGCAATAGAATGGACACTGTAGCCTTGGAACTTACGATAAAAGAAGATTTAGCAAATGGCTACAAACCCATCATGGTGGTAGGCACCGCAGGCGATGTAAGTACAGGTGTGGTTGATAACCTTAGCGAATTGGCCGCAATTTGCAAAAAACACGATTTGTGGTTCCATATAGATGGTGCCTATGGTGCTCCTGCTGCAGTTGTTCCCAATCAAAAGCATCATTTTGAAGGAATGGAAGAAGCTGACTCTATAGCATTGGATCCTCATAAGTGGTTATACAGTCCTCTAGAAGCAGGCTGCACACTTGTTAAAAATCCACAGCACTTAATTGACACTTTTAGCTCAAACCCTGAGTATTATAATTTCAATACAAATCAAGGCGAAATAACTCATAACTTCTATGAATATGGCCTTCAAAACTCTCGAGGGTTCAGAGCACTTAAAGTTTGGCTTACCTTACAGCAATTAGGTAGAAAAGGATACGAAAAACTCATAAGTGAAGACATTGCACTGTCCGAACTACTTTTCAAATTGGCAATTAAGCATCCAAACTTAGAGGCAATATCTCAAAACCTAAGCATCACTACTTTTCGATATATCCCAAGTTCTGAAACCAATAAAGAAACTTATCTTAATAAACTAAATGAAGAAATCCTAAATCAATTGCAAGCTGGTGGAGAAGCCTTTCTTTCCAATGCAATGGTAGATGAAAAGTATTGCTTAAGAGCTTGTGTTGTCAACTTCAGAACTACCGAAAAAGACATGGAAGAAATAATTGAAATCGTAATAAAAGTAGGTAAAGCAGCCCATACGAAGTTATCTCAACATGAGGAAAAATAA